Proteins encoded together in one Planctopirus ephydatiae window:
- a CDS encoding DUF1552 domain-containing protein: MNINKISRWQSAVDRRTMLKGLGVTMSLPVLEAMLPAHVATAEAAMTSTALNRMAFVFVPNGVVMDSWQPVKEGAGFSLPPSLEPLAKVKEKLNVMSHLAQNNARALGDGPGDHARSAATFLTGVHPRKTAGADIQAGVSVDQLAAAQIGTATKLPSLELGLEGGRNAGQCDSGYSCAYSNTISWKSPTTPMAKEIRPKLVFERLFGGGVDEIKNRKKRDHYRQSILDMVQADADQLQQKLGKTDRRKLDEYFTSVREIEQRLERAASDSAKIVIPDMDLPDGVPKDQIVHTRLMFDLLALAFQTDSTRIATFMLSNEGSNRSYSVVGVNEGHHQISHHQKKAENLEKLRKVDRHLITQFAYFLEKLDSMKEGDGTVLDHSMIVYGSAIGDGDRHNHNDLPVLLAGGGSGRIDTGRHVVYPKDTPLNNLFLSMLDCMGVSADRLGDSTGKLDKLKA, encoded by the coding sequence ATGAACATCAATAAAATCTCCCGCTGGCAATCAGCAGTGGATCGCCGCACGATGCTCAAAGGGCTGGGTGTGACGATGTCACTCCCCGTGTTGGAAGCGATGCTTCCCGCTCACGTAGCAACCGCTGAAGCCGCCATGACATCCACAGCTCTGAACCGCATGGCCTTTGTCTTTGTGCCCAACGGTGTGGTGATGGATTCCTGGCAGCCTGTGAAGGAAGGTGCTGGCTTCTCACTTCCGCCATCACTGGAACCACTCGCCAAGGTCAAGGAAAAGCTCAACGTCATGTCGCACCTGGCGCAGAACAATGCGCGGGCTTTGGGCGACGGGCCGGGTGATCATGCACGTTCGGCTGCAACATTCCTTACGGGTGTACATCCTCGAAAAACCGCCGGGGCTGATATTCAGGCTGGTGTTTCCGTCGATCAGTTGGCAGCGGCACAGATTGGCACTGCGACCAAACTGCCATCTCTCGAACTGGGGCTCGAAGGGGGCCGCAATGCCGGCCAGTGCGACTCAGGCTATAGCTGCGCTTACTCAAATACGATTTCGTGGAAATCCCCCACGACACCGATGGCGAAAGAAATCCGCCCCAAACTCGTCTTTGAACGTTTGTTTGGCGGTGGCGTTGATGAAATCAAGAATCGCAAAAAGCGCGATCATTACCGCCAGAGCATTCTCGATATGGTTCAGGCCGATGCCGACCAGCTTCAGCAGAAGCTGGGCAAGACTGACCGCCGCAAACTCGATGAATACTTCACAAGCGTTCGCGAAATCGAGCAGCGTCTGGAACGGGCAGCCAGCGATTCCGCCAAGATTGTGATTCCTGACATGGATCTTCCCGATGGAGTTCCCAAGGATCAAATCGTTCATACCCGGCTGATGTTCGATCTCCTGGCACTCGCCTTCCAGACAGATTCCACACGGATTGCGACTTTCATGCTCTCCAATGAGGGTTCCAACCGCTCCTACTCCGTCGTGGGGGTCAATGAGGGCCATCACCAGATTTCACATCACCAGAAGAAGGCCGAAAATCTGGAAAAGCTGCGAAAAGTCGATCGACACCTGATCACGCAATTCGCTTACTTCCTCGAAAAACTTGATTCGATGAAAGAAGGTGACGGTACAGTTCTCGATCACTCGATGATCGTTTACGGCAGTGCAATTGGAGACGGCGACCGCCATAATCACAACGATCTCCCCGTGCTGCTGGCTGGTGGTGGTTCAGGTCGAATTGACACAGGCCGGCACGTGGTTTATCCGAAGGATACTCCCCTCAATAACCTGTTCCTCTCCATGCTCGACTGCATGGGTGTCTCAGCGGATCGACTGGGCGACAGCACAGGCAAGCTCGATAAACTCAAAGCCTGA
- the speB gene encoding agmatinase, with protein MSNSPFCGIASFGRQEICLAPVAGRSVDVAVLGCPFDSSVSYRSGTRFGPRAIREQSMMLWGYHNALNIAPFDVLKVVDAGDVDVIPVDIARTHALIEQSARAWIDQGTKVLGLGGEHSVALPLLKAAAAKHGPLAVVHFDAHGDTWTEEYPGYPLSHGTPFIRAIEAGAIDTQRYFQIGIRGPTYSANDYLDARALGARIISADDVGERGVRSIVNEIRQQVGDRPVYVSFDVDALDPAFAPGTGTPEIGGLTSREATGILRGLTGLRIVGGDVVEVSPPYDPSAITSILGANLAFEMLALIAKSRTANPG; from the coding sequence ATGTCCAACTCACCATTCTGCGGAATTGCCTCTTTTGGTCGGCAGGAGATTTGTCTGGCACCTGTTGCGGGCCGGAGTGTTGATGTGGCGGTGCTGGGGTGTCCATTTGACTCTTCCGTCAGCTATCGATCGGGAACGAGGTTTGGACCGCGGGCGATACGTGAGCAGTCGATGATGCTCTGGGGGTATCACAACGCTCTGAACATCGCCCCGTTCGATGTCCTCAAGGTGGTCGATGCCGGCGATGTGGATGTCATCCCGGTCGATATTGCCCGTACACACGCATTGATCGAACAATCGGCCAGAGCCTGGATCGATCAAGGCACGAAGGTCCTGGGACTGGGCGGCGAACACTCCGTCGCATTACCCTTACTGAAAGCGGCTGCCGCGAAACATGGCCCGCTCGCCGTCGTGCATTTCGACGCACATGGTGATACCTGGACGGAAGAATATCCCGGCTATCCACTCAGCCATGGCACACCCTTTATTCGAGCCATTGAAGCGGGTGCGATTGATACTCAGCGCTATTTTCAGATTGGTATTCGCGGGCCGACCTATTCGGCCAACGATTACCTCGATGCCCGGGCTTTAGGTGCACGCATTATCTCTGCTGATGACGTGGGAGAACGTGGCGTGCGCTCCATTGTGAACGAAATCCGCCAGCAGGTGGGCGACAGGCCGGTCTATGTTTCCTTCGATGTCGATGCCCTCGATCCGGCTTTTGCACCAGGGACGGGAACTCCCGAAATTGGTGGCTTGACCAGTCGTGAGGCGACAGGAATTCTGCGAGGTCTGACCGGTCTGAGAATTGTTGGCGGAGATGTCGTCGAAGTGAGCCCCCCTTACGATCCTTCAGCCATTACCTCGATCCTGGGTGCCAATCTCGCCTTTGAAATGCTGGCACTCATCGCGAAATCACGTACGGCGAATCCCGGGTGA
- a CDS encoding DUF1592 domain-containing protein, with the protein MRSSKLNSHSPRLSPPAPEVSPAMRIRVTCPACDHAFKVDAKFAGKKAYCPNADCRQVLRIPVASAPEEELEEFGFSSDDLEDYEEAPAAAPPPLKGKGKAGRSTSDSSKPSRSAPLPASRRKGPGNRTSRGKSSSSQPVVGIIVGGVAFLGLLGGIVAFLWPRSPSGDASPSTAGVAQAAEHRLPSYAENAAPFMQKYCIDCHQGPDAEAGIAFDKYSDTASILKDRKQWERIMQIVEGQIMPPDDSPQPTEEERAKLVSFLDSTVYYVDCATNPDPGRVTVRRLNRTEYNNTVRDLLGVDLRPADSFPSDDVGYGFDNIGDVLSLPPLLMEKYLDAADKLAQAAIVSIDPNDLPVKKWKGRELQRSKVAHNHGGEDDPSIILVSTGDATIPVDIALSGEYVLKVVSAETPAGTDRAKMAVRLDGQELKVFEVSATDRKPETYSLPVTLLQGKRNISLAFLNDFYDEKAKDPKRRDRNLVILSASLTGPSKVLPNSYPASHTRLVKAVPSASGENGAPGKSIGEAARENLTPFVTRAFRRPPQDEELSKFVGLVERATAAGETFEFGMQVAVQAVLVSPHFLFRIESDKEPENPKSAHIINSYELASRLSYFLWSTMPDDELFEHARVGDLGNELILDAQVRRMLQDPRSSALVENFAEQWLQLRILDEVTPDPKAFPQFNDDLRRDMKEETRQFIRAIVQEDRSVLDLLVGDYTFVNERLAAHYGLPDVKGNEFRQVSLAGTNRAGVLTQASVLTITSNPTRTSPVKRGKWIMETILDSPPPAPPPNVPELEDKKEQSAGLSLRQQMEQHRSNPACASCHKTMDTLGFGLENFDAIGRYRKDDGGKPVDTSGTLPSGDSFSGPFEMVNILKTKKQKAFTECLTEKLLTYALGRGLEYYDRCSVNRINSELSAQNFRFSVLVKEIVKSEPFRLRRGEGSTL; encoded by the coding sequence ATGCGTTCGTCCAAACTGAATTCACATTCACCCCGCCTGTCTCCTCCTGCCCCGGAAGTTTCGCCTGCCATGCGCATTCGTGTGACATGTCCTGCCTGCGATCATGCCTTTAAGGTGGATGCTAAGTTTGCAGGCAAAAAGGCATACTGTCCCAATGCTGATTGTCGGCAGGTGCTCCGGATTCCTGTGGCCTCTGCTCCAGAGGAAGAGCTCGAGGAGTTCGGCTTCTCCAGTGATGATCTCGAAGATTACGAAGAAGCTCCTGCTGCTGCACCTCCTCCTCTCAAGGGAAAAGGGAAAGCTGGCCGCTCGACTAGCGATAGTTCCAAACCCTCTCGAAGCGCACCTCTTCCTGCCTCGCGCCGAAAAGGCCCAGGGAATCGCACTTCACGAGGGAAATCGTCGTCGTCACAACCCGTCGTCGGCATCATTGTCGGTGGCGTGGCTTTCCTGGGGCTACTTGGGGGAATTGTTGCATTTCTGTGGCCACGTTCACCCAGTGGCGACGCATCACCGTCGACTGCCGGTGTGGCACAGGCGGCTGAACACCGCCTCCCCTCGTATGCCGAAAATGCAGCCCCCTTCATGCAGAAGTACTGCATTGACTGCCATCAGGGGCCTGATGCAGAAGCTGGCATCGCTTTCGACAAATACTCCGACACCGCTTCAATCCTGAAAGATCGCAAGCAGTGGGAGCGTATCATGCAGATCGTCGAGGGGCAGATCATGCCGCCCGATGACAGCCCTCAACCTACCGAAGAAGAACGGGCCAAGCTGGTCAGCTTCCTCGATTCGACTGTCTATTACGTCGATTGTGCGACCAATCCTGATCCTGGTCGCGTGACGGTTCGCCGGCTCAATCGTACCGAATACAACAACACTGTACGCGACCTGCTGGGCGTCGATCTCCGACCGGCTGACAGCTTCCCCTCCGACGACGTGGGTTACGGATTTGACAACATTGGTGATGTCTTGTCACTTCCCCCACTCCTCATGGAAAAGTATCTCGATGCGGCAGACAAGCTGGCTCAAGCGGCGATCGTTTCCATCGATCCCAATGATCTTCCCGTCAAAAAATGGAAAGGCCGTGAACTTCAGCGGAGCAAAGTGGCCCACAATCATGGAGGCGAAGACGATCCCAGCATCATTCTCGTCTCCACTGGAGATGCCACCATTCCTGTGGATATCGCACTTTCTGGTGAATACGTCCTCAAAGTCGTCTCTGCAGAAACACCCGCTGGAACAGACCGCGCGAAGATGGCTGTTCGGCTCGATGGTCAGGAACTCAAAGTTTTTGAAGTCTCGGCTACTGATCGCAAACCAGAAACTTATTCGCTGCCTGTCACTCTCCTGCAAGGGAAGCGAAACATTTCGCTCGCCTTCCTGAACGATTTTTACGATGAGAAGGCAAAGGATCCGAAGCGGCGGGATCGCAATCTCGTCATCTTGTCAGCCTCCCTCACCGGGCCATCGAAGGTTTTGCCCAATAGCTATCCCGCTTCGCATACTCGGCTGGTGAAAGCTGTTCCCTCGGCCAGTGGTGAAAATGGAGCACCCGGCAAATCAATCGGCGAAGCAGCCCGGGAGAATCTTACTCCGTTTGTCACGCGAGCATTCCGTCGTCCGCCACAAGACGAGGAACTATCGAAGTTTGTCGGTCTGGTCGAGCGAGCCACCGCAGCCGGTGAAACCTTTGAATTCGGGATGCAGGTTGCCGTCCAGGCAGTGCTGGTTTCGCCACATTTCCTCTTCCGTATTGAATCCGACAAAGAACCCGAAAATCCCAAGAGTGCCCACATCATCAACTCGTACGAACTGGCGTCACGGCTGTCGTACTTCTTGTGGAGCACGATGCCCGATGACGAACTGTTTGAACATGCCCGGGTGGGCGATCTCGGCAACGAATTGATTCTCGATGCCCAGGTCCGCCGCATGCTTCAGGATCCCAGATCCTCAGCGCTTGTTGAGAACTTTGCCGAGCAATGGCTGCAATTGCGCATTCTTGACGAAGTCACCCCTGATCCAAAAGCCTTCCCGCAGTTCAATGACGATCTGCGCCGTGACATGAAGGAAGAGACCCGGCAGTTCATCCGCGCGATTGTGCAGGAAGACCGCAGCGTTCTCGACCTGCTCGTGGGAGACTATACGTTCGTGAATGAACGGCTGGCCGCACACTACGGCCTCCCGGATGTGAAGGGGAACGAATTCCGCCAGGTGAGTCTTGCCGGGACCAATCGAGCCGGTGTGCTGACGCAGGCCAGTGTACTAACGATCACATCCAATCCCACACGCACTTCCCCTGTGAAGCGCGGCAAATGGATTATGGAAACGATTCTCGATTCTCCACCACCGGCACCACCGCCGAATGTCCCTGAATTGGAAGACAAAAAGGAGCAATCCGCCGGCCTTTCACTTCGCCAGCAGATGGAACAACACCGGTCAAATCCGGCTTGTGCCTCGTGCCATAAGACGATGGACACTCTGGGCTTCGGCCTGGAAAACTTCGATGCCATCGGCAGGTACCGTAAAGATGATGGTGGCAAACCAGTCGATACCTCAGGAACATTGCCCAGTGGCGATTCGTTCAGCGGGCCCTTCGAAATGGTCAATATTTTGAAGACCAAGAAACAAAAAGCGTTCACCGAATGTTTAACTGAGAAGCTTCTAACGTATGCACTGGGCCGGGGGCTGGAATATTATGATCGCTGCTCGGTGAATCGTATTAATAGTGAGCTAAGTGCCCAGAATTTCCGTTTCTCAGTATTGGTCAAAGAGATCGTCAAGAGCGAACCATTCCGGCTTCGTCGTGGTGAAGGGTCAACACTATGA
- a CDS encoding FAD-dependent oxidoreductase, protein MHHSLRGHENPALDVAMHLAHQLEKPLLIYQGLSENHPYANDRRYTFILQGARDVHAELAEQKISSVLHVARAEDRGPHLKTLASRAVVLVTDDVPTAPTIHWRNRLAASIKTPIVCVNGACIVPPQLVKRAFDRAFAYREATAWLYKTRNTRPWPVLRYAGKPFPLDQLPFQPVDLQQTSIADLLATSQIDHSVGPVPHTVGGSQAGYARWENFKKQGLRRYADQRNDALKDGVSRMSAYLHYGMVSPFTLVRDCVEVGGASAEKYLDELLIWRELAWCFCHYRTDHEALSALPTWARQALKVGEADTRPALYDEETLARAQTHDPLWNAAQMSLLRQGELHNNVRMTWGKAIPLWTRTTEEALRLLFDLNHRYALDGCDPASYGGLLWCLGQFDRPFSPEEPILRSIRGRSTAEHARRLNPEKYLAKTSRRLTTEPVKVAVIGAGMAGLMAARTLCDHGFEVEVFEKSRGLGGRMATRRLPEGGQFDHGCQYITARSPQFERSLRSWESQGLITPWQGLLAAQQADGSWKELAANGPRYVGLPGMTSIARHLIQGLRVHQEVQIQKVERIANHWHLQNTQGVVAGPFDQLILAIPAGQAARLVGEYPMVETLARIPMDPCWTVMATLADPLNLPFDGYLSDASLAPAIGWAARDTSKPKRPTDADRWVLQATPAGTRNHLDLPAEQVATKLWDHWCEQMGLQTQSSPQLVAHRWMFSSLDPTKVPAENYQKLSIERALHDHEHGLTACGDWTSESRVEAAYLSGIAAAGFVLRQHLIAKPTAQLLF, encoded by the coding sequence ATGCACCATTCGCTGCGGGGCCACGAAAACCCGGCACTCGATGTTGCCATGCATTTGGCACACCAGCTCGAAAAGCCACTGCTGATTTATCAGGGACTCTCGGAAAATCACCCCTATGCCAACGATCGCAGGTACACGTTCATTCTCCAGGGAGCACGCGATGTCCATGCTGAACTGGCCGAGCAGAAAATTTCCTCGGTGCTCCATGTCGCGCGGGCTGAAGATCGCGGCCCTCACCTCAAGACGCTGGCCTCTCGCGCGGTGGTTCTCGTGACTGATGATGTCCCGACCGCCCCGACGATTCACTGGCGCAATCGACTGGCTGCATCCATCAAAACGCCGATTGTGTGCGTCAATGGTGCGTGCATTGTGCCGCCGCAACTGGTCAAACGGGCTTTTGATCGCGCTTTTGCGTATCGAGAAGCCACCGCCTGGCTCTACAAAACCCGCAATACCCGCCCGTGGCCAGTGCTTCGTTATGCAGGGAAGCCGTTTCCACTCGATCAGCTACCCTTCCAACCAGTCGATCTTCAGCAGACTTCGATTGCCGATCTATTGGCAACGAGCCAGATCGATCACTCCGTTGGCCCTGTTCCGCATACTGTCGGAGGTTCTCAGGCAGGTTATGCCCGCTGGGAAAACTTCAAAAAGCAGGGATTGAGGCGCTATGCCGATCAGCGGAACGATGCCCTCAAGGATGGTGTCAGCCGGATGTCGGCCTATCTGCATTACGGCATGGTTTCCCCCTTCACACTGGTGCGAGATTGTGTTGAAGTCGGTGGCGCCAGTGCCGAGAAATATCTCGATGAACTCCTCATCTGGCGCGAACTGGCCTGGTGCTTTTGCCACTACCGCACCGATCACGAGGCTCTTTCAGCACTCCCCACCTGGGCTCGACAGGCTTTGAAGGTTGGAGAAGCCGATACCAGGCCTGCCTTGTACGATGAAGAAACGCTGGCTCGTGCGCAGACGCATGATCCCCTCTGGAATGCGGCTCAAATGTCACTCCTTCGCCAGGGAGAACTCCATAACAACGTCCGGATGACCTGGGGCAAAGCCATTCCTCTATGGACACGCACGACCGAAGAGGCCCTGCGGCTGCTGTTTGATCTCAATCATCGCTACGCCCTCGATGGCTGTGATCCCGCCTCGTATGGCGGTCTGTTGTGGTGTCTGGGACAGTTCGACAGGCCATTCTCCCCTGAAGAACCCATCTTGCGGAGCATTCGAGGACGTTCAACAGCAGAGCATGCCCGCCGGTTGAATCCGGAAAAGTATCTGGCCAAAACCTCCCGCCGCCTGACGACGGAACCTGTCAAGGTGGCTGTGATTGGTGCCGGCATGGCGGGATTGATGGCCGCTCGCACGCTGTGCGATCATGGATTCGAAGTGGAGGTTTTTGAAAAGAGTCGTGGGCTGGGCGGACGCATGGCGACTCGTCGCCTTCCCGAAGGTGGTCAGTTCGATCATGGCTGCCAGTACATTACGGCCAGGTCGCCTCAATTTGAGAGATCCTTACGTTCATGGGAGAGCCAGGGGCTGATCACTCCCTGGCAAGGGCTCTTGGCAGCCCAGCAGGCCGATGGTTCGTGGAAAGAACTCGCAGCGAACGGGCCTCGCTATGTGGGGCTTCCCGGCATGACTTCAATCGCCCGGCATTTAATTCAGGGGTTGAGAGTTCATCAGGAGGTGCAGATTCAAAAAGTCGAGCGGATCGCCAACCACTGGCACTTGCAGAACACACAGGGAGTTGTTGCCGGGCCGTTTGATCAACTCATTCTGGCAATACCCGCCGGGCAGGCTGCGCGACTTGTGGGTGAATATCCGATGGTAGAAACTCTGGCCAGAATCCCGATGGACCCCTGCTGGACTGTGATGGCCACGTTGGCTGATCCGCTCAATCTGCCATTTGATGGCTACTTGAGCGATGCTTCACTGGCACCGGCTATCGGGTGGGCGGCCCGCGATACATCGAAACCCAAACGGCCGACCGATGCCGACCGCTGGGTGTTGCAGGCGACACCGGCAGGGACGAGGAATCACCTTGACCTCCCCGCAGAGCAGGTTGCTACCAAACTCTGGGACCACTGGTGTGAGCAGATGGGCCTTCAGACTCAGAGTTCGCCGCAACTTGTGGCGCACCGCTGGATGTTTTCTAGTCTAGATCCCACGAAAGTTCCTGCGGAGAACTATCAGAAGCTGTCTATCGAGCGTGCCTTGCATGATCACGAACATGGCCTGACTGCTTGCGGGGACTGGACGAGCGAAAGTCGCGTCGAGGCGGCATACCTTTCTGGCATTGCCGCTGCCGGTTTTGTCCTAAGGCAACACCTGATTGCGAAGCCTACGGCTCAGTTGCTCTTTTGA